The Armatimonadota bacterium genome contains a region encoding:
- a CDS encoding DUF448 domain-containing protein, whose protein sequence is MPIRSCIVCKARLEQKALYRVVASHASGQHQPASGRSAYVCLQSNCREQFVTKDRLDRALRVRVTPDFKAQLKKEILCHQ, encoded by the coding sequence TTGCCGATTCGTTCCTGCATCGTTTGCAAAGCTCGCCTAGAGCAGAAAGCCCTTTATAGGGTGGTTGCAAGCCACGCTTCCGGGCAGCATCAGCCAGCTTCCGGACGAAGCGCCTATGTGTGCCTTCAATCCAACTGTCGCGAACAATTCGTGACCAAAGACAGGCTCGACCGCGCCCTGCGAGTCCGTGTTACTCCCGATTTCAAGGCGCAATTGAAG